From one Rhizobium rosettiformans genomic stretch:
- a CDS encoding chemotaxis protein CheW — protein MNTTSNAADALEIIAFRLHQQEFCVKTTSIREIRGWAPVTPIPHSPYEVLGVMNLRGTVIPIVDLAVKLGMPAAQATERSAVVVTEVNGMTVGLLVDGVSDILTVSGSTLQPLPAATGPSAAFSDGIIAHDKSMICFLSLERMFGDDDPSAWGMAA, from the coding sequence ATGAATACGACGTCGAACGCCGCCGATGCCCTCGAAATCATCGCCTTTCGGCTTCACCAACAGGAGTTCTGCGTCAAAACGACATCGATCCGCGAAATCCGCGGCTGGGCACCGGTTACGCCCATCCCGCACTCGCCCTACGAAGTCCTCGGCGTCATGAATCTTCGCGGGACGGTCATCCCGATCGTCGATCTCGCTGTGAAGCTCGGAATGCCGGCGGCCCAGGCGACGGAGCGCAGTGCCGTTGTTGTCACCGAAGTCAACGGCATGACCGTCGGTCTGCTGGTCGACGGCGTCTCCGACATCCTGACAGTGTCTGGCAGCACGCTGCAGCCTCTTCCGGCCGCGACCGGCCCGAGTGCAGCCTTCTCCGACGGCATCATTGCCCATGACAAGAGCATGATCTGCTTCCTTAGCCTCGAGCGCATGTTCGGCGATGACGACCCGTCCGCCTGGGGCATGGCTGCCTAA